A window of Hippoglossus stenolepis isolate QCI-W04-F060 chromosome 16, HSTE1.2, whole genome shotgun sequence contains these coding sequences:
- the poldip3 gene encoding polymerase delta-interacting protein 3, with the protein MADVSLDEVIRRRGINTKAPAKRPTFAWGAGGAGKSFDARQKIGVDVRQRLGGGGAAAGFQVKDAREKLVQKDARFKIRGRGGGGGGGGGGGGGGGGGGGGGGGGGGVQDARQMINSRKQGQFTVPAQAMPKTGATHQLHSQTLVQQIQMHPNNNPGGMNSRQFGPNVQVLRGSAPPQLSTNKRMMDARDRLSLKRSIGGSMAAAIPPLKITKTIQQRPLGMSSGIRPGTQPVSNDLNSNSSKQMKLTSANMLQSRSGSVGSLFSMSSPITKVVQNDSYTAPRPPVPVTPTRSNSSITPTRSSAAALQPISRSLQQSPAEASTTAPAPPQPTFSPLEGTKITVNNLHPRVTEEDIVELFCVCGALKRARLVKVGVAEVVFVRKEDAVSAYRKYNNRCLDGQPMKCNLHIQGNVITSDQPILLRLSDTPGSSTKKDGLPPSLSRPAGQRASSHPTPEVDPQTILKALFKSTAQSSTTAEPPNSQATAFRIKI; encoded by the exons ATGGCAGACGTCTCCCTGGATGAGGTGATACGACGGCGCGGCATTAACACGAAGGCCCCAGCGAAACG GCCCACGTTTGCATGGGGTGCAGGAGGCGCTGGCAAAAGTTTTGATGCCCGGCAAAAGATTGGAGTTGATGTCAGACAGCGGcttggaggtggaggagcagcagcag GTTTTCAAGTGAAAGATGCCAGAGAAAAGCTGGTACAGAAAGATGCCCGCTTCAAAATCCGtggccgaggaggaggaggaggcggcggcggaggaggaggcggcggcggcggcggcggtggaggaggaggaggaggaggaggcggagtgCAGGACGCACGTCAAATGATCAACTCACGCAAACAAGGGCAGTTTACGGTTCCTGCACAGGCCATGCCAAAGACAGGAGCAACACACCAGCTACACAGCCAGACACTTGTGCAGCAGATACAGATGCACCCCAACAACAATCCGGGTGGAATGAACTCACGGCAGTTTGGTCCTAATGTACAAGTGCTGAGGGGCAGTGCACCCCCACAGCTGAGCACTAATAAGAGAATGATGGATGCTCGTGATAGGCTGAGCCTCAAGAGGAGTATTGGCGGATCTATGGCAGCTGCCATCCCGCCCCTAAAGATAACAAAGACCATCCAG CAACGGCCGTTAGGGATGTCAAGTGGCATACGTCCAGGCACACAG CCTGTTTCAAATGACCTGAATTCCAACTCCAGTAAACAAATGAAGCTTACTTCTGCAAACATGCTACAATCCCGG TCTGGATCAGTTGGCTCCCTATTCTCCATGTCATCACCAATCACCAAGGTGGTTCAAAATGACTCCTATACAGCCCCACGCCCTCCGGTCCCTGTGACTCCCACCCGGTCCAACAGCAGCATCACTCCCACCCGATCCTCCGCTGCAGCCTTACAGCCAATCTCCAGGAGCCTGCAGCAAAGCCCAGCAGAAGCCAGCACAACTGCCCCTGCTCCCCCTCAG CCCACTTTCAGTCCTTTGGAGGGGACAAAAATAACGGTGAACAATCTGCATCCCCGGGTCACTGAGGAAGACATAGTT GaactgttctgtgtgtgtggtgcctTGAAGCGAGCACGGCTGGTGAAGGTGGGTGTGGCTGAAGTGGTGTTTGTCCGCAAAGAGGACGCTGTCAGCGCTTACAGGAAGTACAACAACCGCTGCCTGGACG GCCAACCCATGAAGTGTAACCTTCATATTCAGGGAAATGTCATCACGTCTGATCAGCCCATTCTATT GAGGCTCAGTGACACCCcaggcagcagcacaaagaaagacggtctccctccctccttgtcTCGTCCCGCTGGTCAGCGCGCCTCCTCTCATCCCACTCCAGAGGTCGACCCACAGACCATCCTAAAAGCTCTGTTCAAGTCCACTGCACAGTCCAGCACCACCGCTGAGCCCCCCAACTCACAGGCCACCGCCTTTCGCATCAAGATATAG
- the rrp7a gene encoding ribosomal RNA-processing protein 7 homolog A has product MAASKRKHASGQPCIIPGGFAVLSLKFSSDSAAQHTVYVKEHKVRAEKNSHRPLDRTLFVLNIPPYCSEAVVTELFSQFGPVQSVELRDHPGSFQDSGPKLSKLFRPAEKKGFKVGYIVFQKSSSVNSAKSHPDDEPLVVCTEERPVKTGVQKWIHQYTESFIQPDKLQQKVDSFMEGYDKRKREIEEQQRKEAEQEQEDEEGWVKVTKGHKGAKARPHSEAANKRTLQKEIRKKKRKELMNFYSWQQRNTQKEHIAELRKKFEEDKQKIALLRAQRKFRPY; this is encoded by the exons ATGGCGGCGTCCAAGAGGAAACATGCTAGTGGGCAGCCTTGTATCATTCCTGGAGGATTCGCAG tCTTGTCCCTGAAGTTCAGCTCTGACTCCGCAGCTCAACACACAGTTTATGTGAAAGAGCACAAAGTTCGAGCAGAGAAGAATTCACACAGACCTCTGGACCGGACGTTGTTTGTCCTCAACATCCCCCCGTACTGCTCCGAG GCCGTTGTCACCGAGTTATTCTCCCAGTTCGGCCCTGTTCAGTCGGTGGAGCTCCGAGACCATCCAGGCTCCTTCCAGGACTCCGGACCCAAACTGAGCAAGCTCTTCAGACCAGCCGAGAAGAAG GGTTTCAAAGTTGGATATATCGTGTTCCAAAAGTCCTCCAGTGTAAATTCAGCTAAATCCCACCCAGATGATGAGCCCCTGGTGGTCTGCACCGAGGAGCGTCCCGTGAAGACCGGAGTACAGA AATGGATTCACCAGTACACGGAGTCTTTCATTCAGCCGGACAAACTACAGCAAAAAGTCGACTCGTTCATGGAGGGCTACGACAAGCGGAAAAGAGAG atagaggagcagcagaggaaggaggctGAGCAGGAGCAAGAGGACGAAGAGGGCTGGGTGAAAGTCACCAAAGGTCACAAGGGCGCCAAGGCCCGTCCCCACAGCGAGGCGGCCAACAAGAGGACTCTACAGAAAGAGataaggaagaagaagaggaaggagctCATGAACTTCTACTCCTGGCAGCAGAGGAACACACAAAAAGAAC atatTGCTGAACTAAGGAAAAAGTTCGAGGAGGATAAACAGAAAATTGCTCTGCTGAGAGCACAGAGGAAGTTCAGACCTTACTGA